A genomic region of Flavobacteriales bacterium contains the following coding sequences:
- the acs gene encoding acetate--CoA ligase codes for MISKISTLDEYKSQYEAAIQDPEGFWANLASPFTWKKKWTRVLDWSFDPFSVKWFGDGELNITENCLDRHLGTRGDQVAFFWETNDPNEQGEKITYRQLYHRVCRFGNMLRSLGVKKGDRVCLYMPMTPDLAIATLACARIGAIHSVVFAGFSAKSLSDRINDATCSILITADGAFRGNKKVALKSIVDEALATCPTIRKVVVQQRTRDTVSMKDGRDIWLHDALEGQPDECEAETMGAEDMLFILYTSGSTGKPKGVVHTCGGYMVFAEYSFRNVFQYEEGQVYWCTADVGWITGHTYMVYGPLLAGATSVLFEGIPTWPDAGRFWQVVDKYKVNIFYTAPTAIRALEACGTQFVEPYDLSSLKVLGTVGEPINQEAWEWYHHHIGKEKCPIVDTWWQTETGGILISPLAGITPLKPSFATLPLPGIRPVIVDNEGQELSGNSVEGNLCMAFPWPGMIRTTYGDHDRCITNYFSTYQGKYFTGDGCRRDEDGYYRITGRVDDVINVSGHRLGTAEIENAINENEFVVESAVVGYPHDIKGQGIYAYVICAQKPENEEAVRKDIIAKVNEIIGPIAKPDKIQFVSGLPKTRSGKIMRRILRKVAEGSDALGDTSTLLDPSVVDEIRQGALQPN; via the coding sequence ATGATATCAAAGATTTCTACACTGGATGAGTACAAGTCGCAATACGAGGCTGCCATCCAGGACCCTGAAGGTTTCTGGGCAAACCTCGCATCCCCCTTTACATGGAAAAAAAAGTGGACCCGGGTACTGGACTGGTCCTTTGACCCATTCTCCGTTAAATGGTTTGGCGACGGTGAGTTGAACATCACCGAGAATTGTCTGGACCGCCACCTGGGAACCCGGGGAGATCAGGTGGCTTTTTTCTGGGAGACAAACGATCCCAATGAGCAGGGGGAGAAAATCACCTACCGGCAATTGTATCACCGTGTATGCCGCTTTGGAAATATGCTCAGGTCTCTTGGCGTAAAGAAGGGCGACCGTGTTTGCCTGTACATGCCCATGACCCCTGACCTGGCGATTGCAACGCTGGCGTGTGCACGAATCGGTGCCATTCATTCGGTGGTCTTCGCTGGGTTTTCCGCCAAATCACTGTCAGACCGGATCAATGATGCCACCTGTAGCATACTTATCACAGCTGACGGCGCATTCCGCGGAAACAAGAAAGTAGCGCTAAAAAGCATTGTGGATGAAGCACTCGCCACCTGCCCGACCATCCGGAAGGTGGTTGTGCAGCAACGCACCAGGGATACGGTAAGCATGAAGGATGGCCGGGATATCTGGTTGCATGACGCCCTGGAAGGTCAGCCGGATGAATGCGAAGCCGAAACGATGGGTGCAGAAGACATGCTTTTCATCCTTTACACCTCAGGATCCACCGGCAAACCCAAAGGGGTGGTGCACACATGTGGTGGTTATATGGTTTTTGCAGAATATTCTTTCCGCAATGTTTTTCAATATGAAGAAGGACAGGTGTACTGGTGCACGGCGGATGTGGGTTGGATCACCGGTCATACCTACATGGTTTACGGTCCCTTGCTGGCCGGAGCTACCTCGGTTTTATTCGAAGGCATACCCACCTGGCCGGACGCCGGTCGTTTCTGGCAGGTGGTGGATAAGTACAAAGTGAATATCTTCTATACCGCCCCGACGGCCATACGTGCCCTGGAAGCCTGCGGCACCCAGTTCGTTGAACCCTATGACCTGTCCTCACTTAAGGTACTCGGAACCGTGGGTGAACCCATCAATCAGGAAGCATGGGAATGGTATCACCACCACATTGGCAAAGAAAAATGCCCCATCGTGGATACCTGGTGGCAAACAGAAACGGGCGGTATTCTCATCTCTCCTCTGGCCGGCATCACTCCGCTAAAACCATCCTTCGCCACCCTGCCCCTTCCGGGAATCAGGCCTGTGATTGTGGACAACGAAGGTCAGGAGCTATCCGGAAATTCCGTGGAAGGGAACCTTTGCATGGCCTTTCCATGGCCCGGTATGATCCGCACGACCTATGGCGATCATGACCGCTGCATCACCAACTATTTCTCAACTTATCAAGGAAAATATTTTACCGGTGACGGATGTCGGCGTGATGAGGACGGATATTACCGGATCACCGGCCGGGTGGATGATGTGATCAATGTATCCGGTCACAGACTGGGCACAGCAGAGATAGAAAATGCCATTAATGAAAATGAATTTGTGGTAGAGTCCGCCGTCGTCGGATATCCCCATGACATCAAGGGTCAGGGTATCTACGCTTATGTGATCTGTGCGCAGAAACCGGAGAACGAGGAGGCAGTGCGCAAAGACATCATCGCCAAGGTGAATGAGATCATAGGCCCCATCGCCAAACCGGATAAGATTCAATTTGTATCCGGCCTGCCGAAAACGCGGTCCGGAAAGATCATGCGGCGTATCCTCAGAAAGGTTGCCGAAGGCAGTGATGCCCTCGGCGATACCAGCACACTGCTGGACCCCTCCGTCGTGGATGAGATCAGACAAGGTGCCCTTCAACCAAACTAA
- a CDS encoding DinB family protein, producing the protein MSILTSLREFYNRDLEKLAAEIASFDNDEQLWEVRGDITNSAGNLALHLCGNIDHFIGAILGNTGYVRERDKEFSTKGLSKEALVTMISECKTRIDQTLSNLEEDILNKPYPVEVFGKPMTHGHFLIHLTTHFNYHLGQLNYLRRMMSV; encoded by the coding sequence ATGAGCATACTCACATCTTTGCGGGAATTTTATAACCGCGACCTTGAAAAATTAGCGGCCGAAATCGCTTCCTTCGATAATGATGAACAGCTTTGGGAGGTGCGCGGCGATATCACCAACAGCGCCGGAAACCTGGCATTGCACCTGTGCGGAAACATCGATCACTTCATCGGGGCCATATTGGGCAACACAGGTTATGTAAGGGAACGCGACAAGGAATTCAGCACCAAAGGACTTTCCAAAGAAGCGCTTGTCACCATGATAAGTGAATGTAAAACACGAATTGATCAAACCCTGAGTAACCTTGAAGAGGATATACTGAATAAACCTTACCCTGTAGAGGTCTTCGGGAAACCCATGACTCATGGGCATTTCCTGATTCACCTGACCACCCATTTCAATTATCACCTGGGTCAGTTAAACTATCTCAGACGGATGATGTCTGTATGA
- a CDS encoding polyprenol monophosphomannose synthase translates to MPTSDSLVIIPTYNEKENIRQIIAAVMTLDFPFHVLIIDDGSPDGTANIVKEIMASHADRLFIEERKGKLGLGTAYIHGFRWALNKGYRYIFEMDADFSHNPQDLIRLRKACAEEGADLAIGSRYINGVNVVNWPMGRVLMSYFASVYVRFITGMKIRDTTAGFKCYKSEVLETIDLNKIKFMGYAFQIEMKFATSRLGFKITEVPIIFTDRTQGESKMSSGIFKEAIFGVLQMKIKSWFSNYRKTKT, encoded by the coding sequence ATGCCCACTTCCGATAGCCTGGTGATCATTCCCACCTACAATGAGAAGGAGAACATCCGCCAGATCATTGCTGCGGTGATGACGTTGGATTTTCCTTTCCATGTGCTGATCATTGATGACGGCTCCCCGGATGGAACAGCCAATATCGTGAAAGAGATCATGGCGTCCCATGCAGACCGCTTGTTTATCGAAGAGCGGAAAGGCAAGCTTGGACTTGGTACGGCTTACATTCATGGTTTCCGCTGGGCCCTCAATAAAGGTTATCGTTACATCTTCGAGATGGATGCGGACTTTTCCCATAACCCCCAGGACTTAATCAGGCTCCGAAAGGCATGTGCAGAGGAAGGTGCCGACCTTGCCATTGGCAGCCGGTATATCAACGGGGTGAATGTGGTGAACTGGCCCATGGGTCGCGTACTGATGTCTTACTTCGCCTCGGTTTATGTCAGGTTTATCACCGGAATGAAGATCCGCGACACCACAGCAGGATTCAAATGTTACAAAAGCGAAGTTCTGGAAACCATTGATCTGAACAAGATCAAGTTCATGGGTTATGCCTTCCAGATTGAAATGAAATTCGCAACGTCCAGACTCGGATTCAAGATTACCGAGGTACCGATTATTTTCACCGACAGAACACAGGGTGAATCCAAAATGTCCAGCGGTATTTTTAAAGAAGCCATCTTCGGTGTTCTTCAGATGAAAATCAAGAGCTGGTTCTCTAACTACAGAAAAACCAAAACATGA
- a CDS encoding dihydroorotase gives MSKPIVIWGATVVNEGEYFTGGVLIKDGRIAEVFRESGQPEQFQSDSPEWIDASGLHLIPGAIDDQVHFREPGLTHKADIYHESRAAVAGGITSFMEMPNTVPNALTQQLLEDKYALAAEKSIANYSFYMGASNDNLEEVLKTDVTRVCGVKVFMGSSTGNMLVDNKHTLEGLFAECPTLLAAHCEDEATIRSNMALYKEKYGDALPPSAHPLIRSEEACYKSSSLAVELAAKNNTRFHLLHVSTQKELSLLEEGKPLADKRITAEACIHHLWFTDADYISKSNFIKWNPAVKKETDRDAIRMAVKSGRIDVVATDHAPHTKEEKSQPYITAPSGGPLVQFALPAMLELSGQGVYTITEVVDKMCHAPATAFRLRKRGFIRTDYQADLVLIDMNKSTDVKEEMILSKCGWSPFEGHRFPSCIARTFVNGRTVYADGQIVEGEPGERLLFDPLP, from the coding sequence ATGAGTAAACCCATAGTCATATGGGGCGCCACTGTTGTAAACGAGGGAGAATATTTCACAGGCGGCGTGCTGATCAAAGATGGCCGGATTGCTGAGGTATTCCGGGAATCCGGACAACCTGAACAGTTTCAATCCGACTCACCTGAATGGATTGATGCAAGCGGACTCCATCTGATCCCTGGCGCCATTGACGACCAGGTGCATTTCCGTGAGCCAGGCCTCACCCATAAAGCCGATATCTACCATGAATCGAGGGCAGCGGTAGCCGGCGGTATCACCTCATTTATGGAAATGCCCAACACTGTTCCCAATGCCCTCACCCAACAATTACTGGAAGACAAGTATGCACTGGCTGCTGAAAAGTCCATCGCCAATTATTCCTTTTACATGGGCGCTTCCAACGACAACCTGGAAGAAGTGTTGAAAACGGATGTTACCAGGGTTTGCGGTGTGAAAGTTTTCATGGGCTCTTCCACCGGAAATATGCTGGTGGATAACAAACATACCCTGGAAGGTTTGTTTGCCGAATGCCCCACCCTGCTGGCAGCACATTGCGAAGACGAAGCGACCATCCGCTCGAACATGGCTTTATACAAGGAAAAGTACGGTGATGCCTTGCCACCCTCAGCACATCCATTGATCCGGTCGGAAGAAGCGTGTTACAAGTCATCTTCCCTGGCGGTGGAACTGGCTGCGAAGAATAACACGAGATTTCACCTGCTCCACGTATCCACCCAAAAGGAACTGTCTTTGCTGGAAGAAGGAAAACCTCTTGCTGATAAACGCATCACCGCCGAAGCCTGCATCCACCATCTATGGTTCACCGATGCCGACTACATTTCCAAAAGCAACTTCATCAAATGGAATCCCGCCGTTAAAAAGGAAACGGACCGGGATGCCATTCGAATGGCGGTTAAATCGGGACGGATTGATGTGGTAGCCACAGACCACGCTCCTCATACAAAGGAGGAAAAGTCACAACCCTATATCACTGCCCCTTCGGGAGGACCACTGGTTCAGTTTGCCTTGCCTGCCATGCTCGAACTTAGCGGACAGGGCGTATACACCATTACTGAAGTGGTAGATAAAATGTGCCATGCACCGGCCACTGCCTTTCGCCTCCGTAAACGTGGATTTATCAGAACAGACTATCAGGCCGACCTTGTACTGATAGATATGAATAAATCCACCGACGTGAAAGAAGAGATGATCTTGTCCAAATGCGGATGGTCACCCTTTGAAGGTCACCGGTTTCCTTCATGTATTGCCAGAACGTTTGTGAACGGTAGAACCGTTTACGCAGATGGACAAATCGTAGAGGGTGAACCGGGAGAACGCCTGCTGTTCGATCCGTTGCCATGA